A region of Bradyrhizobium sp. SZCCHNS1050 DNA encodes the following proteins:
- a CDS encoding FAD-dependent oxidoreductase — translation MSNYVYPRFPYVCSVEQRSGETRRHPIVVIGAGPIGLTAALDLAARGQPVVVLDDNDTVSIGSRAVCYAKRPLEIWDRLGCAAPMVEKGVSWNIGKVFFRDQLSYQFDLLPEPDHRWPAMINLQQYYLEEILVDACNRTPLIDLRWKHRLVSLKQTDDFAQLAVETPDGIFTMEAQWVIACDGANSDTRRMVGAEFTGQFFQDRFLIADVRMKAEFPTERWFWFDPPFHPGQSVLLHRQSDNIWRIDFQLGWDANPDEEKKPERVIPRIRAMLGESTEFELEWVSIYQFACRRIDNFRHGRVLFAGDAAHQVSPFGARGANTGVQDIDNLAWKLAMVLRGEAPESLIDSYHEERAFAADDNILNSTRATDFITPKTQASRLYRDAVLDLAQNHSFARPLVNSGRLSTPTPYVASSLNTPDGGSVPGAMAPGTNAADAPVTIAGEPGWLLNCLGSGFTVVTFDPAVTAEQLTIDGITAQVIVVGRDIADATGLLAARYGASPGTTYLFRPDQYVTARWPQFDGDAITDAVRRACGRRGAVQQELAA, via the coding sequence ATGAGCAACTATGTCTATCCGCGATTTCCCTATGTCTGCTCGGTAGAGCAGCGCAGCGGCGAGACCCGCCGCCATCCGATCGTCGTGATCGGCGCCGGGCCGATCGGCCTGACGGCGGCGCTCGATCTCGCCGCCCGCGGCCAGCCGGTGGTCGTGCTCGACGACAACGACACCGTCAGCATCGGCTCTCGCGCCGTGTGCTACGCCAAGCGCCCGCTCGAGATCTGGGATCGGCTCGGCTGCGCCGCGCCGATGGTGGAAAAGGGCGTGAGCTGGAACATCGGCAAGGTGTTCTTCCGCGACCAGCTCTCTTATCAATTCGATTTGCTGCCCGAGCCCGACCATCGCTGGCCGGCAATGATCAACCTGCAACAATACTATCTCGAGGAGATTCTGGTCGATGCCTGCAACAGGACTCCGCTGATCGATCTGCGCTGGAAGCATCGGCTCGTCAGCCTCAAGCAGACCGACGACTTCGCGCAGCTCGCGGTGGAGACGCCGGACGGCATCTTCACCATGGAGGCGCAGTGGGTGATCGCCTGCGACGGCGCCAATTCCGATACGCGGCGCATGGTCGGCGCCGAGTTCACGGGCCAGTTCTTTCAGGACCGCTTCCTGATCGCCGACGTCAGGATGAAGGCGGAGTTTCCGACCGAGCGCTGGTTCTGGTTCGATCCGCCGTTCCATCCGGGGCAGTCGGTGCTGCTGCATCGCCAGTCCGACAACATCTGGCGCATCGACTTCCAGCTCGGCTGGGACGCCAATCCGGACGAGGAGAAGAAGCCCGAGCGCGTGATCCCGCGCATCCGGGCCATGCTCGGCGAGAGCACCGAATTTGAGCTCGAATGGGTGTCGATCTATCAGTTCGCCTGCCGCCGGATCGACAATTTCCGTCACGGCCGCGTCCTCTTCGCGGGCGACGCGGCGCACCAGGTGTCGCCGTTCGGCGCCCGCGGCGCCAACACCGGCGTGCAGGACATCGACAACCTCGCCTGGAAGCTGGCAATGGTGCTGCGCGGCGAGGCGCCGGAGAGCCTGATCGACAGCTATCACGAGGAGCGCGCCTTTGCCGCCGACGACAACATCCTGAACTCGACGCGCGCGACCGATTTCATCACGCCGAAGACGCAAGCGAGTCGCCTTTACCGCGACGCCGTGCTCGACCTCGCACAGAACCACAGCTTTGCGCGGCCGCTGGTCAACAGCGGCCGGCTGTCGACGCCGACGCCCTATGTCGCGTCGTCGTTGAACACGCCTGACGGCGGCAGCGTCCCCGGCGCGATGGCGCCTGGCACCAATGCCGCCGATGCGCCGGTGACGATCGCGGGCGAGCCCGGCTGGTTGCTGAACTGTCTCGGCTCCGGCTTCACCGTGGTCACGTTCGACCCCGCCGTGACGGCCGAGCAGCTCACCATCGACGGCATCACGGCGCAGGTGATCGTCGTCGGTCGCGACATCGCCGATGCCACGGGCCTGCTCGCGGCACGATACGGCGCCTCGCCCGGCACGACCTATCTGTTCCGTCCCGATCAATATGTCACCGCCCGCTGGCCGCAGTTCGACGGGGACGCGATCACGGACGCGGTCCGGCGCGCCTGCGGCAGGCGCGGCGCGGTCCAGCAGGAGCTTGCAGCATGA
- a CDS encoding DUF2783 domain-containing protein: MSLTLTPNISDPDDFYAELIGGQRDLGEDEALRMNARLVLLLANHIGDRAILSEAIRLARSPAG, from the coding sequence ATGAGCCTGACCCTAACCCCGAACATCAGCGATCCCGACGACTTCTATGCCGAGCTGATCGGCGGCCAGCGCGACCTCGGCGAGGACGAGGCGCTGCGCATGAACGCCAGGCTGGTGCTGCTGCTCGCCAACCATATCGGTGACCGGGCGATCCTGAGCGAGGCGATCCGGCTGGCAAGGTCGCCCGCCGGCTGA
- a CDS encoding Mpo1-like protein, whose amino-acid sequence MSRYYKTLQTQRFDDYRYYHQSRINQTLHLVSAVIFLLCYALLFKDPAMAGLVGWLAMLTRQTGHFFFEPNGYDHVNGVSNDYKEAVKVGYNQTRKIVLLTVWGLVPAALFAFPTLFGLFAEPTGRMDFVRHVGLLWLAVGIGGGLFRVIQLFAMQDVSTGLIWAFKVLTDPFHNIALYWKSPLALLRGELIDPTIKDASHWGAAEDEAEEAAHLT is encoded by the coding sequence ATGTCGCGCTACTACAAGACGCTGCAGACGCAGCGCTTCGACGACTATCGCTACTATCATCAGAGCCGGATCAATCAGACGCTGCACCTGGTCAGCGCCGTGATCTTCCTCCTGTGCTATGCGCTGCTGTTCAAGGATCCGGCGATGGCCGGCCTGGTCGGCTGGCTCGCGATGCTGACGCGGCAGACCGGGCACTTCTTCTTCGAACCGAACGGCTATGACCACGTCAACGGCGTCAGCAACGACTACAAGGAGGCGGTCAAGGTCGGCTACAATCAGACCCGCAAGATCGTGCTGCTGACGGTGTGGGGCCTGGTGCCGGCGGCGCTGTTCGCGTTTCCGACGCTGTTCGGCCTGTTCGCCGAGCCGACCGGCCGGATGGACTTCGTCCGCCACGTCGGCCTGCTCTGGCTCGCGGTCGGCATCGGCGGCGGCCTGTTTCGCGTCATCCAGCTGTTTGCAATGCAGGATGTCTCGACGGGCCTGATCTGGGCCTTCAAGGTGCTGACCGACCCGTTCCACAATATCGCGCTGTATTGGAAGTCGCCGCTGGCGCTGCTGCGCGGCGAGTTGATCGATCCGACCATCAAGGACGCCTCGCATTGGGGCGCCGCCGAGGACGAGGCCGAAGAAGCTGCGCATCTCACCTGA
- a CDS encoding VOC family protein, with amino-acid sequence MTASSDRLPTGGFASLVPELDVSDLDASKSFWCDLLGFRIAYQRPEDRFMYIELQGAQVMLMQHNGNWETAPLERPFGRGINFQIIIDDITPLLAALEQGNWPLFEECREAWYRVGERARGQRQFLVQDPDGYLLRFAQELELK; translated from the coding sequence ATGACCGCTTCATCCGACAGATTGCCCACCGGTGGCTTCGCTTCTCTCGTCCCCGAGCTCGACGTCAGTGACCTCGATGCGAGCAAGAGCTTCTGGTGCGACCTGCTGGGCTTTCGGATCGCCTATCAGCGTCCCGAAGACCGCTTCATGTATATCGAGTTGCAGGGCGCACAGGTGATGCTGATGCAGCACAACGGCAACTGGGAGACCGCCCCCCTCGAACGGCCGTTCGGACGGGGGATCAATTTCCAGATCATCATTGATGACATCACGCCGTTGCTGGCCGCGCTTGAACAAGGGAACTGGCCGCTATTCGAAGAATGTCGCGAAGCCTGGTATCGGGTGGGCGAGCGGGCACGCGGCCAACGCCAGTTTCTGGTGCAGGATCCCGACGGCTACCTGCTGCGCTTCGCGCAGGAGCTGGAATTGAAATAG
- a CDS encoding HAD-IA family hydrolase produces MQLIIFDFDGTLVDSRALILECHRIVFADFGLPVPSAQDSLALIGRSLELVLAELAGDGAPIMSMVQAYGRVLPQLRGDAAFAERPFDGIGELLGALSCRPGTVLAIATGHTSKAVVPALEMLGWRDRFSTIQAADKAPSKPHPGMLLQALAETGVAADDAVFIGDTSFDMLMAKAAGVPGIGVTWGYHTAEQLAAAGASRVVTTVAELRRCLDDAL; encoded by the coding sequence GTGCAGCTCATCATCTTCGATTTCGACGGCACGCTGGTCGACAGCCGGGCCCTGATCCTCGAATGCCATCGCATCGTGTTCGCGGACTTCGGGCTGCCGGTGCCTAGCGCGCAGGACAGCTTGGCGCTGATCGGCCGCTCCCTGGAGCTCGTGCTCGCCGAGCTCGCCGGCGACGGCGCTCCAATCATGAGCATGGTGCAGGCCTATGGCCGGGTGCTGCCGCAACTACGCGGCGATGCCGCCTTTGCCGAGCGGCCGTTCGATGGAATCGGCGAGTTGCTGGGCGCCCTGAGCTGCAGGCCCGGCACCGTGCTTGCGATAGCGACCGGACATACCTCAAAGGCCGTCGTGCCGGCGCTCGAAATGCTCGGCTGGCGCGATCGGTTCAGCACCATTCAGGCGGCAGACAAGGCACCGTCGAAGCCGCATCCCGGCATGTTGCTGCAGGCGCTGGCTGAGACCGGCGTCGCGGCTGATGATGCCGTCTTCATCGGCGACACCAGCTTCGACATGCTGATGGCAAAGGCTGCAGGCGTCCCCGGCATCGGCGTCACCTGGGGCTATCACACCGCGGAGCAACTCGCCGCGGCCGGTGCAAGCCGTGTCGTGACCACGGTCGCCGAACTACGGCGCTGCCTCGACGACGCACTGTAG
- a CDS encoding DUF427 domain-containing protein, which translates to MQRIVPGPGQESVWDYPRPPRLERCTARLRVAFAGVTIADTQDGHRVLETSHPPVYYIPPQHVAMQWLRRAPGRSFCEFKGVAGYWTLEVGGRVSEQAAWSYEQPTAPFAPIAGHLAFYASRVEACFVGDERVAAQQGDFYGGWITSRVVGPFKGGPGTRHW; encoded by the coding sequence ATGCAACGCATCGTGCCGGGGCCGGGCCAGGAATCGGTGTGGGACTATCCACGGCCGCCGCGGCTGGAGCGCTGCACGGCGCGGCTGCGCGTCGCATTTGCCGGCGTCACCATCGCCGACACGCAGGATGGCCATCGCGTGCTCGAGACCAGCCATCCTCCGGTCTACTACATCCCGCCGCAGCATGTCGCGATGCAGTGGCTGCGGCGCGCGCCCGGCCGGTCGTTCTGCGAGTTCAAGGGCGTCGCCGGCTACTGGACGCTGGAGGTCGGCGGCCGCGTGTCCGAGCAGGCCGCCTGGAGCTACGAGCAGCCGACGGCGCCATTCGCACCGATCGCGGGCCATCTGGCGTTCTATGCCTCGCGGGTCGAGGCCTGCTTCGTCGGCGACGAGCGCGTTGCCGCGCAACAGGGCGATTTCTACGGCGGCTGGATCACCTCTCGTGTCGTCGGACCGTTCAAGGGCGGGCCGGGTACGCGGCACTGGTAG